In Halorussus limi, a genomic segment contains:
- a CDS encoding bacterio-opsin activator domain-containing protein produces MAAESRDEYLTTAEFERLRRRAETYREDLVVALAGRVGLRPSEMTRVRPADLREFERGSEVHHLLAVPEGDGETRDVYVPRAVARDLRKFANANDVARHDPLVGVSARRVQMLVGDVADRTADLRDVTCRDLRQHFAWRLLAEEGVAPRVVQAVGGWQSLQSLAPYLDDPTAAEVVDAFADDSRSAAPRNGFPRRPDARTADSRSDDLLACAGSLGEALADASTTEDAERVACERLADAYRAVWVCDEGGAVRTGAAPEGTDGVPADALDAADRDGEGIADVTVVEAATGGGPLAECSVAVAPLRSSETVHGLLCVASDSFSSADRTFLADAGRRVGRTVTAIARKQLLLADTGVELSLRTTDRGVFLVAASADLGCRFELEGVVPVEDHSLLYFVTASGAAVGDVLERVTDADAVDDARLIRDYGDGALFEFGVSGESLAPMLVERGGTVRELSVESGVADASGVFSRHVDVRRVVEAVEAAFPETDLRSKREVEEPVRSAATVRQTVRDRVTERQRTVLRAAYLAGYFEWPRGSTAEELAASMGVSSPTLHNHLRKAQQKVLDAVFDDPDPHTADEFDASAMGRLGDGRATGDSDATTEDRH; encoded by the coding sequence ATGGCCGCCGAGTCGCGCGACGAGTACCTGACGACCGCGGAGTTCGAGCGCCTCCGGCGGCGGGCTGAGACGTACCGCGAGGACCTCGTGGTGGCGCTCGCCGGGCGCGTCGGTCTCCGTCCCTCCGAGATGACCCGAGTCCGTCCGGCGGACCTGCGCGAGTTCGAGCGCGGAAGCGAGGTCCACCACCTGCTCGCGGTGCCCGAGGGCGACGGCGAGACCCGCGACGTGTACGTTCCACGAGCGGTCGCCCGCGACCTCCGGAAGTTCGCCAACGCCAACGACGTCGCCCGGCACGACCCGCTCGTTGGCGTGTCGGCCCGGCGCGTCCAGATGCTCGTCGGCGACGTGGCCGACCGGACCGCCGACCTTCGGGACGTGACCTGCCGGGACCTCCGCCAGCACTTCGCGTGGCGACTGCTCGCCGAGGAGGGCGTCGCGCCGCGCGTGGTCCAAGCCGTCGGCGGGTGGCAGAGCCTCCAGAGCCTCGCGCCGTACCTCGACGACCCGACCGCCGCGGAGGTCGTGGACGCCTTCGCCGACGACTCGCGAAGTGCGGCGCCCCGGAACGGCTTCCCGCGCCGGCCCGACGCGCGAACTGCCGACTCGCGGAGCGACGACCTCCTCGCCTGCGCCGGGTCGCTCGGCGAGGCGCTCGCGGACGCGTCCACGACCGAGGACGCCGAGCGCGTGGCCTGCGAGCGGCTCGCCGACGCCTACCGCGCGGTCTGGGTCTGCGACGAGGGCGGCGCGGTCCGGACCGGCGCCGCGCCGGAGGGTACCGACGGCGTACCCGCCGACGCGCTGGACGCGGCGGACCGCGACGGCGAAGGCATCGCCGACGTGACCGTAGTCGAGGCCGCGACGGGCGGCGGTCCGCTGGCGGAGTGTTCGGTCGCCGTCGCGCCGCTCCGGTCGAGCGAGACCGTCCACGGCCTGCTCTGCGTCGCCAGCGACTCGTTCTCGTCGGCCGACCGGACGTTCCTCGCGGACGCCGGACGGCGGGTCGGTCGGACCGTCACGGCCATCGCGCGCAAGCAGTTGCTGTTGGCCGACACGGGCGTCGAACTCTCGCTCCGGACGACCGACCGGGGCGTCTTCCTCGTGGCCGCCTCGGCCGACCTCGGGTGCCGGTTCGAACTCGAAGGCGTCGTCCCGGTCGAGGACCACTCGCTGCTGTACTTCGTGACCGCGAGCGGTGCCGCGGTCGGCGACGTGCTGGAACGAGTCACGGACGCGGACGCCGTGGACGACGCGCGACTCATCCGAGATTACGGCGACGGCGCGCTCTTCGAGTTCGGTGTCTCCGGCGAGTCGCTCGCGCCGATGCTGGTCGAGCGCGGCGGCACCGTCCGAGAGCTTTCGGTCGAGAGCGGGGTCGCCGACGCGTCCGGCGTCTTCTCCCGGCACGTGGACGTGCGCCGCGTCGTGGAGGCCGTCGAGGCGGCGTTCCCCGAGACCGACCTGCGCTCGAAGCGCGAGGTCGAGGAACCGGTCCGGAGCGCGGCCACGGTCCGCCAGACGGTCCGCGACCGCGTCACCGAGCGCCAGCGGACCGTCCTCCGGGCGGCCTACCTCGCGGGCTACTTCGAGTGGCCCCGCGGCAGCACCGCCGAGGAACTCGCGGCCTCGATGGGCGTCTCGTCGCCGACCCTCCACAACCACCTCCGGAAGGCCCAGCAGAAGGTTCTGGACGCCGTCTTCGACGACCCCGACCCGCACACGGCCGACGAGTTCGACGCGAGTGCGATGGGTCGACTCGGTGACGGCCGAGCGACCGGCGACAGCGACGCGACCACCGAGGACCGACACTAA
- the acs gene encoding acetate--CoA ligase: MADGSPDETTPEREWVDPPESFVANANVTAADRDAFREAGWPECWRRPADLLDWDRGFDAVLDDSEEGPTRWFPGGRLNAAHNCVDRHVAAGRGDETAVAWEGKLGESRTYTYGELADEVNAFAAALRELGVEAGDVVTLYLPMIPELPVAMLACARIGAPHSVVFAGFSADALATRLSGADSQFLVTCDGYYRRGAALDLKRRADNACVSVDHAVEQVVVNRLDDERAAGDHHVYADLVADHEGATVEPVAREADDLLFLIYTSGTTGEPTLVRHTTGGYLTHVAWTGHAVLDLGPDDTHWCSADVGWITGHSYAVYGPLALGATTVLYEGTPDHPETDRLWEIIERNGVDVFYTAPTSIRAFMKWGEEHPERHDLSSLRLLGTVGEPIDATAWHWYRDHVGDGECPVVDTWWQTETGGIVLSTLPGVDRMRPGAVGKSLPGIETAVVDETGRRVAAGEAGQLVVTRPWPGMARSLCEGSGWGARRTRTVEGEWQYATGDNAVRDEDGYLHLLGRADDVLKVSDRRLSTAEIERAIVGVDGVAEAAVVVGADDDAAHRSEIHAFVSPESNVAGDDALRESVGAAVEEAIGPIAVPDAVTFAPSLPKTRSGKVVRRYLAAIANGEDLGDTSALRNPEVVGELESLLDR, encoded by the coding sequence ATGGCAGACGGCAGTCCGGACGAGACGACCCCCGAACGCGAGTGGGTGGACCCGCCCGAGTCGTTCGTCGCGAACGCGAACGTGACGGCGGCCGACCGCGACGCGTTCCGGGAGGCGGGGTGGCCCGAGTGCTGGCGACGGCCCGCGGACCTGCTGGACTGGGACCGCGGATTCGACGCGGTGCTGGACGACTCCGAGGAGGGGCCGACCCGCTGGTTCCCCGGCGGGCGACTCAACGCGGCGCACAACTGCGTGGACCGGCACGTCGCGGCCGGGCGCGGCGACGAGACGGCGGTCGCGTGGGAGGGGAAACTCGGCGAGAGTCGGACGTACACCTACGGCGAACTCGCCGACGAGGTGAACGCCTTCGCGGCGGCGCTGCGCGAGTTGGGCGTCGAAGCGGGCGACGTGGTGACGCTCTACCTGCCGATGATTCCCGAGTTGCCCGTCGCGATGCTCGCCTGCGCTCGCATCGGCGCACCCCACTCGGTCGTGTTCGCGGGCTTCTCGGCCGACGCGCTGGCGACTCGGCTCTCCGGGGCCGACTCGCAGTTTCTGGTGACGTGCGACGGCTACTACCGGCGCGGGGCCGCGCTCGACCTGAAGCGGCGGGCCGACAACGCCTGCGTCTCGGTCGACCACGCGGTCGAACAGGTCGTGGTCAACCGCCTCGACGACGAGCGCGCGGCCGGCGACCACCACGTCTACGCCGACCTCGTCGCCGACCACGAGGGCGCGACGGTCGAACCGGTCGCCCGCGAGGCCGACGACCTGCTCTTTCTCATCTACACCTCCGGAACGACCGGCGAACCGACGCTGGTCCGCCACACCACCGGCGGCTACCTCACTCACGTCGCGTGGACCGGCCACGCGGTCCTCGACTTGGGTCCCGACGACACCCACTGGTGTTCGGCCGACGTGGGGTGGATTACCGGCCACTCCTACGCGGTGTACGGGCCGCTCGCGCTCGGGGCGACGACCGTGCTGTACGAGGGGACGCCGGACCACCCCGAGACCGACCGCCTCTGGGAGATAATCGAGCGCAACGGCGTCGACGTGTTCTACACCGCGCCCACCTCCATCCGGGCGTTCATGAAGTGGGGCGAGGAGCATCCCGAGCGTCACGACCTCTCGTCGCTGCGCCTGCTGGGCACGGTCGGCGAACCCATCGACGCGACGGCGTGGCACTGGTACCGCGACCACGTCGGCGACGGCGAGTGCCCGGTCGTGGACACGTGGTGGCAGACCGAGACCGGCGGCATCGTCCTCTCGACGCTCCCCGGCGTGGACCGGATGCGCCCCGGCGCGGTGGGCAAGAGCCTCCCCGGTATCGAGACCGCGGTGGTGGACGAGACGGGCCGCCGGGTCGCCGCCGGAGAGGCGGGCCAACTCGTCGTCACGCGCCCGTGGCCGGGGATGGCCCGGTCGCTCTGCGAGGGGAGCGGGTGGGGCGCGCGCCGGACCCGAACGGTCGAGGGCGAGTGGCAGTACGCCACCGGCGACAACGCGGTCCGCGACGAGGACGGCTACCTCCACCTGCTCGGCCGGGCCGACGACGTGCTGAAGGTCTCCGACCGGCGACTCAGCACCGCCGAGATAGAGCGCGCCATCGTCGGCGTCGACGGCGTCGCGGAGGCGGCGGTGGTCGTCGGCGCGGACGACGACGCCGCCCACCGCTCGGAGATTCACGCCTTCGTCAGCCCCGAGTCGAACGTCGCGGGCGACGACGCGCTTCGCGAGAGCGTCGGGGCGGCCGTCGAGGAGGCCATCGGCCCCATCGCGGTCCCCGACGCGGTGACGTTCGCGCCGTCGCTCCCGAAGACCCGGTCGGGGAAGGTGGTCCGGCGGTATCTGGCGGCCATCGCGAACGGCGAGGACCTCGGCGACACCAGCGCGCTCCGGAACCCGGAGGTCGTCGGCGAACTGGAGTCGCTGTTGGACAGGTAG
- the mutS gene encoding DNA mismatch repair protein MutS, translating into MAAVSRPDGEVGGIVGEFFSLKDETDADYLVMQVGDFYEFFGDDAEEVSDLLDLKVSQKSSHGSNYPMAGVPVDKLTPHLKQLVERGYRVAVADQHETADGHAREITRVVTPGTLLETTDADAQYLAGVVRADDERYGLAFADVTTGRFSVTAVEESDPDAASDRAFTELYRFDPVEILPGPEVRNDDAFLDRVRERTDATLTLHRADAFAPGRATHETKEQFGDETLASIGLADGGTGASGRGDRPQIQAAGALLSYVAETGTGVKSSMTRLQSYEGDDHVSLDATTQRNLELTETMQGDRDGSLFATIDHTATSPGKRLLKEWLQRPRRDVPTLRQRADGVAAFANSALARETVRETLEGAYDLERLASKAAHGSADARDLLRVRETLALLPEVADAVASDPTLADSPLAEVASRPDREAAADLCEELDAIVEDPPGTVTEGGLFRRGHDEELDDLIERHEEAEEWIATLDDREKRETGITHLQVDRNKTDGYYIQVGNSETGKVPDRYDRLKSLKNSERYTTDELNERERQILRLEERRGELEYELFAELRGRVAEAADLLQSVGRALAELDALASLAVHAVENDWVRPTLRETGDLDIEAGRHPVVERTTEFVPNDLRMSEDRQFLVVTGPNMSGKSTYMRQVALITLLAQIGSFVPAAAAEIGVVDGIYTRVGALDELAQGRSTFMVEMQELSNILHSATDESLVILDEVGRGTATYDGISIAWAATEYLHNEIRAKTLFATHYHELTTLADHLDRVENVHVAADESDGDVTFLRTVEDGPTDRSYGIHVADLAGVPDPVVERSQGVLEKLRADEAIETKGGSSGGTKQVVFDVGSGELKSGGPEERGTGERQTGERGSDGFGSEQRGTGGCPEAGANADAVREKFGEDAEDVLAEIADLSVSDTAPVELLNRAQEWQERLDGE; encoded by the coding sequence GTGGCCGCCGTGTCCCGACCTGACGGCGAGGTCGGGGGCATCGTCGGCGAGTTCTTCTCGCTCAAGGACGAGACCGACGCCGACTATCTCGTGATGCAGGTCGGGGACTTCTACGAGTTCTTCGGCGACGACGCCGAGGAGGTCTCGGACCTGCTCGACCTGAAGGTCTCCCAGAAGTCCTCTCACGGGTCGAACTACCCGATGGCCGGCGTCCCGGTGGACAAACTCACGCCCCACCTCAAGCAGTTGGTCGAGCGGGGCTACCGGGTCGCGGTGGCCGACCAGCACGAGACCGCCGACGGTCACGCTCGCGAAATCACCCGCGTCGTGACCCCCGGCACCCTGCTGGAGACGACCGACGCCGACGCCCAGTACCTCGCCGGGGTCGTCCGGGCGGACGACGAGCGCTACGGACTGGCGTTCGCCGACGTGACCACGGGCCGGTTCTCGGTCACGGCAGTCGAGGAGTCGGACCCCGACGCGGCGAGCGACCGCGCGTTCACCGAACTCTACCGGTTCGACCCCGTCGAAATCCTGCCCGGCCCGGAGGTCCGCAACGACGACGCCTTCCTCGACCGGGTGCGCGAGCGCACCGACGCGACGCTCACGCTCCACCGCGCCGACGCCTTCGCCCCCGGACGGGCGACCCACGAGACGAAAGAGCAGTTCGGCGACGAGACGCTGGCGAGCATCGGCTTGGCCGACGGCGGGACGGGCGCGAGCGGTCGCGGCGACAGACCCCAGATTCAGGCGGCGGGCGCGCTCCTCTCGTACGTCGCCGAGACCGGCACGGGCGTGAAATCCTCGATGACCCGACTCCAGAGCTACGAGGGCGACGACCACGTCTCGCTCGACGCGACGACCCAGCGCAACCTCGAACTCACCGAGACGATGCAGGGCGACCGGGACGGGTCGCTGTTCGCGACCATCGACCACACCGCGACGAGTCCGGGCAAGCGACTCCTGAAGGAGTGGCTCCAGCGGCCCCGGCGGGACGTGCCGACGCTCCGTCAACGCGCCGACGGCGTGGCCGCATTCGCGAACTCGGCGCTCGCCCGCGAGACGGTGCGCGAGACGCTGGAGGGTGCCTACGACCTCGAACGACTGGCGAGCAAGGCGGCCCACGGGAGCGCGGACGCCCGCGACCTCCTGCGGGTGCGCGAGACGCTGGCGCTCCTGCCCGAAGTCGCCGACGCCGTGGCGAGCGACCCGACGCTGGCCGACTCGCCGCTCGCGGAGGTCGCGTCTCGCCCCGATCGCGAGGCGGCCGCCGACCTCTGCGAGGAGTTAGACGCGATCGTGGAGGACCCGCCGGGAACCGTCACCGAGGGCGGTCTCTTCCGGCGCGGCCACGACGAGGAGTTGGACGACCTCATCGAGCGCCACGAGGAGGCCGAGGAGTGGATAGCGACCCTCGACGACCGCGAGAAGCGCGAGACCGGAATCACCCACCTGCAGGTTGACCGCAACAAGACCGACGGCTACTACATCCAAGTCGGCAACTCCGAGACCGGGAAGGTGCCCGACCGCTACGACCGACTCAAGAGCCTGAAGAACTCCGAGCGCTACACCACCGACGAATTGAACGAGCGCGAGCGACAGATTCTCCGTCTCGAAGAGCGGCGGGGAGAGTTGGAGTACGAACTGTTTGCCGAGTTGCGCGGGCGAGTCGCGGAAGCGGCCGACCTCCTCCAGTCGGTCGGTCGCGCTCTCGCGGAACTCGACGCGCTGGCCTCGCTGGCGGTCCACGCCGTCGAGAACGACTGGGTCCGTCCGACCCTGCGCGAGACGGGGGACCTCGACATCGAGGCGGGGCGCCATCCCGTCGTGGAGCGAACGACCGAGTTCGTCCCCAACGATTTGCGGATGAGCGAGGACAGGCAGTTCTTGGTCGTCACGGGGCCGAACATGTCGGGGAAGTCGACCTACATGCGACAGGTCGCGCTGATAACCCTGCTCGCCCAAATCGGAAGCTTCGTCCCTGCGGCGGCCGCCGAAATCGGCGTCGTGGACGGTATCTACACCCGGGTCGGCGCGCTGGACGAACTCGCGCAGGGCCGGTCCACCTTCATGGTCGAGATGCAGGAGTTGAGCAACATCCTCCACTCAGCGACCGACGAGTCGCTGGTGATTCTGGACGAGGTCGGCCGGGGAACCGCGACGTACGACGGCATCTCCATCGCGTGGGCCGCGACGGAGTACCTCCACAACGAGATTCGCGCCAAGACGCTCTTTGCCACCCACTACCACGAACTCACGACGCTCGCGGACCACCTCGACCGCGTGGAGAACGTCCACGTCGCCGCGGACGAGTCGGACGGCGACGTGACCTTCCTCCGGACCGTCGAAGACGGGCCGACCGACCGCTCGTACGGCATCCACGTCGCGGACCTCGCGGGCGTGCCCGACCCGGTGGTCGAGCGCTCGCAGGGCGTGTTGGAGAAACTCCGGGCCGACGAGGCCATCGAGACCAAGGGCGGGAGTTCCGGCGGGACGAAACAGGTCGTCTTCGACGTTGGAAGCGGCGAGTTGAAGTCCGGAGGACCCGAGGAGCGCGGAACTGGCGAGCGCCAGACCGGCGAACGGGGAAGCGACGGATTCGGGTCCGAGCAGCGCGGAACCGGCGGATGTCCCGAGGCGGGGGCCAACGCCGACGCCGTCCGCGAGAAGTTCGGCGAGGACGCCGAGGACGTGTTGGCGGAAATCGCCGACCTCTCGGTCAGCGACACCGCGCCGGTGGAACTCCTGAACCGAGCGCAGGAGTGGCAGGAGCGACTGGACGGCGAGTGA
- a CDS encoding heavy-metal-associated domain-containing protein has product MTKQITVEGMSCGGCEETVENALRDVPGVEDAEADNESDSVTVEGEASDEDLAAAVEDAGYTAKV; this is encoded by the coding sequence ATGACGAAACAGATAACCGTCGAAGGCATGAGCTGTGGCGGCTGCGAGGAGACCGTCGAGAACGCGCTCCGCGACGTACCGGGCGTCGAAGACGCCGAGGCGGACAACGAGTCCGACAGCGTCACCGTCGAGGGCGAGGCGTCGGACGAGGACCTCGCGGCGGCCGTCGAGGACGCGGGCTACACGGCGAAGGTCTGA
- a CDS encoding DUF4396 domain-containing protein, with protein MGIQQALQNVLTNPTYLTAWGALVAVSLGVLVWDLWKNNSELKSLMKFVWGFTVLYSGPLGLVGYWYSGRTQIDHDSFWRKGFRSVSHCYSGCGTGEVLGVSVAVGLLAFKTTGTVVLTFALAYLFGYLLTVGPLMQEGIGLREALWDAFYSETASITVMEIVAISTDIWLAGEAGLGDVLFWTSLVFSLTMGLLAAYPVNLLLIHFGVKEGMMNPAEMGSEMGA; from the coding sequence ATGGGAATCCAACAGGCGCTACAGAACGTGCTGACGAACCCGACGTATCTCACGGCGTGGGGCGCGCTGGTCGCGGTTTCGTTGGGCGTCCTCGTCTGGGACCTCTGGAAGAACAACTCGGAACTCAAGAGCCTCATGAAGTTCGTCTGGGGCTTCACGGTGCTGTACTCCGGACCGCTCGGTCTCGTGGGCTACTGGTACTCGGGCCGGACCCAAATCGACCACGACTCGTTCTGGCGCAAGGGGTTCCGGTCGGTCAGTCACTGCTACTCGGGGTGTGGCACCGGCGAGGTGCTGGGCGTCTCCGTGGCCGTCGGTCTCTTGGCGTTCAAGACGACCGGGACCGTCGTCCTCACCTTCGCGCTGGCGTACCTCTTCGGCTACCTGCTGACGGTCGGGCCGCTGATGCAGGAGGGCATCGGTCTGCGCGAGGCGCTCTGGGACGCTTTCTACTCGGAGACCGCGAGCATCACCGTGATGGAAATCGTCGCCATCAGCACCGACATCTGGCTCGCGGGCGAGGCCGGACTCGGCGACGTGCTGTTCTGGACCAGTCTGGTCTTCTCGCTCACGATGGGGCTGCTCGCGGCCTACCCCGTCAACCTCCTCCTCATCCACTTCGGCGTCAAGGAGGGGATGATGAACCCCGCGGAGATGGGGTCCGAGATGGGAGCGTGA
- a CDS encoding four-helix bundle copper-binding protein: MALAELNLSDAEEECMDNCLEAMQACEWCADECLDEDMDMAKCIRLCRDVADLASEHARFMARNSNYSDELAEACAGACEECAEECRRHDHDHCQVCADVLDDCAESCRQMMQQAA, translated from the coding sequence ATGGCACTAGCAGAACTCAACCTGAGCGACGCCGAAGAAGAGTGCATGGACAACTGCCTCGAAGCGATGCAGGCCTGCGAGTGGTGCGCCGACGAGTGTCTCGACGAGGACATGGACATGGCCAAGTGCATCCGACTCTGTCGGGACGTGGCCGACCTCGCCAGCGAACACGCGCGGTTCATGGCGCGCAACTCCAACTACAGCGACGAACTCGCGGAGGCCTGCGCCGGGGCCTGCGAGGAGTGCGCCGAGGAGTGTCGCCGCCACGACCACGACCACTGTCAGGTCTGCGCCGACGTGCTGGACGACTGCGCCGAGTCCTGCCGCCAGATGATGCAGCAGGCGGCCTAG
- the thiD gene encoding bifunctional hydroxymethylpyrimidine kinase/phosphomethylpyrimidine kinase, translating into MNGGEDSTRTDTRTPAPVEKPVALTVAGSDSGGGAGVQADLKTIEAHDAFGTSAVTAVTAQHTRGVESTHVLPAAEVAAQLDAVTDDFDVRAAKTGMLATAEIVELVADRAAAADFPVVVDPVMVATSGDRLLDAAAEDAYADLVSEATLVTPNADEAAVLTGVEVGGRECAVEVGERLLATGADAALVTGGHVPDPSEGPGETVRDMLVTPDGTRTFERPRIDTDATHGSGCALSAAIAARLARGESVPEAVEASAAFAARAVRYHLDVGEGPGAVHHAVEVRNRAAREATAEAVRGVVREFVEADVSALVPEVGTNVVGATPYAESVGETAAVEGRITRTFSGVKPNRDVRFGASSHVARFLLACREFDPDLRFAANCRFDSDVAAALERLNWPVAEYDRGSEPEGVKEREGSTMQWGARRAFEAARSADGESSGDGTPVAVVDRGEVGKEAMTKVVARDGEELAERVLALSEAL; encoded by the coding sequence ATGAATGGCGGAGAAGACTCTACTCGGACCGACACTCGAACTCCGGCCCCGGTCGAGAAACCGGTCGCGCTGACCGTCGCGGGGAGCGATTCGGGCGGCGGCGCCGGCGTACAGGCCGACCTGAAGACCATCGAGGCCCACGACGCCTTCGGAACGAGCGCCGTCACTGCGGTCACGGCCCAGCACACGCGCGGCGTCGAGTCCACCCACGTCCTGCCCGCCGCGGAAGTCGCGGCCCAACTCGACGCCGTGACCGACGACTTCGACGTGCGGGCCGCAAAGACCGGGATGCTCGCCACCGCGGAAATAGTGGAACTCGTCGCCGACCGCGCGGCCGCGGCCGACTTCCCGGTCGTCGTGGACCCCGTGATGGTCGCCACGTCCGGCGACCGACTGCTCGACGCCGCGGCCGAGGACGCCTACGCGGACCTCGTGAGCGAGGCCACGCTCGTGACGCCCAACGCCGACGAGGCCGCCGTGCTGACCGGCGTGGAAGTCGGTGGCCGAGAATGCGCCGTCGAGGTGGGCGAGCGCCTGCTCGCGACAGGTGCGGATGCCGCGCTCGTGACGGGCGGGCACGTCCCCGACCCCTCCGAAGGGCCAGGTGAGACGGTCCGGGACATGCTGGTGACGCCCGACGGGACCCGGACCTTCGAGCGCCCCCGAATCGACACCGACGCGACCCACGGGTCGGGGTGCGCGCTCTCGGCCGCGATTGCGGCCCGACTGGCGCGCGGCGAGTCGGTTCCGGAGGCGGTCGAAGCGAGCGCGGCGTTCGCGGCGCGCGCAGTCCGGTACCACCTCGACGTGGGCGAGGGGCCGGGCGCGGTGCACCACGCTGTCGAGGTGCGAAACCGCGCCGCGCGGGAGGCGACCGCCGAGGCGGTCCGCGGGGTCGTCCGGGAGTTCGTGGAGGCCGACGTGTCGGCGCTCGTCCCCGAGGTCGGAACGAACGTCGTCGGCGCGACGCCCTACGCCGAGTCGGTCGGCGAGACGGCGGCCGTGGAGGGCCGAATCACCCGAACGTTCTCCGGCGTGAAACCCAACCGCGACGTGCGCTTCGGCGCGTCGAGCCACGTCGCGCGCTTCCTGCTCGCCTGCCGGGAGTTCGACCCCGACCTGCGATTCGCCGCGAACTGCCGGTTCGATTCAGACGTGGCGGCCGCGCTGGAGCGTCTGAACTGGCCGGTCGCGGAGTACGACCGGGGGTCGGAACCGGAGGGCGTGAAAGAGCGGGAGGGGTCCACGATGCAGTGGGGCGCGCGGCGGGCGTTCGAGGCGGCGAGGTCGGCGGACGGCGAGTCGTCGGGCGACGGAACCCCCGTCGCGGTCGTGGACCGAGGCGAGGTCGGGAAGGAGGCGATGACCAAGGTCGTCGCGCGGGACGGCGAGGAACTGGCCGAGCGAGTGCTGGCGCTGTCGGAGGCGCTCTGA
- a CDS encoding NOG1 family protein, which translates to MIFESLPTTPTSEELIDKAFSRAARAGRAKSGAEAQQSMLQTASNILSDNLQNVAAEWPDFDEVHPFYYELADAIVDVDELRQSLSEIQWASRKTHNIGREYQGKLTGDADADRKIRKQGFARLADIVEEVEDDLLRVGQAHQDLRRLPEIDPDEPTIVVAGYPNVGKSSFVNSVTNARNEIAEYPFTTKGVRVGHFEKDHIRYQIVDTPGLLDRPEDERNDIENQAVSALTHLADAIVFVVDASGYCGYPLDAQLELRDALAERFGDVDVLTVCNKSDLSTDVEADAYMSVESGENVDEVLDAAVDATGYEPELPFEDGE; encoded by the coding sequence ATGATTTTCGAGAGCCTACCGACGACACCCACGTCGGAGGAACTCATCGACAAGGCGTTTTCGCGGGCCGCGCGGGCCGGACGGGCCAAGAGCGGCGCGGAGGCCCAGCAGTCGATGCTCCAGACCGCCTCCAACATCCTGAGCGACAACCTCCAGAACGTCGCCGCGGAGTGGCCCGACTTCGACGAGGTCCACCCGTTCTACTACGAACTCGCCGACGCCATCGTGGACGTGGACGAACTGCGCCAGAGCCTGTCGGAAATCCAGTGGGCCAGTCGCAAGACCCACAACATCGGCCGGGAGTATCAGGGCAAACTCACGGGCGACGCCGACGCCGACCGCAAGATTCGCAAGCAGGGGTTCGCCCGCCTCGCGGACATCGTCGAGGAGGTCGAGGACGACCTCCTCCGGGTCGGACAGGCCCACCAGGACCTCCGGCGACTCCCCGAAATCGACCCCGACGAACCGACCATCGTGGTCGCGGGCTACCCCAACGTCGGCAAGTCGTCGTTCGTCAACTCGGTCACGAACGCCCGGAACGAAATCGCGGAGTACCCCTTCACGACCAAGGGCGTCCGCGTCGGTCACTTCGAGAAGGACCACATCCGGTACCAAATCGTGGACACGCCGGGCCTGCTTGACCGCCCGGAGGACGAGCGCAACGACATCGAGAATCAGGCGGTCTCCGCGCTGACTCACCTCGCGGACGCCATCGTCTTCGTCGTCGACGCGAGCGGTTACTGCGGCTACCCCCTCGACGCGCAACTCGAACTCCGGGACGCCCTCGCCGAGCGATTCGGCGACGTGGACGTGCTGACGGTCTGCAACAAGTCGGACCTCTCGACCGACGTGGAGGCCGACGCGTACATGAGCGTCGAGAGCGGTGAGAACGTCGACGAGGTGTTGGATGCCGCGGTCGACGCGACCGGCTACGAACCGGAACTCCCCTTCGAGGACGGCGAGTAG